The genomic stretch GAAGTTGTGCCCGAATCCAGAAAAAAGGAATTGATTGCACGGCCATTAACGGTGCTTGCTGAGGCTGTCTTGCCACCTATGCGTCCCGAAGTGGTAACAGTGGCTGCCACCGATGGTTCGCAGATTTTTCCAGATCACCACATCGAACCCGCCTGTTATCTCTTGCAGGTGAGCCACATCGCGTTTCAATATGGTACGCACGAACGTGCTTTAATGCGTGCACATGCAGAATTGCGGTATCGGGATCAGGATGCGGCTGAGTTTGGATATTCTGAAGACAGCATCAAGGCCGATTGGGTTTCCGCCGTGCGTGATGTGCGCGAGTTGGCCGCTCTTTTTCAATTGGCATTGGGTGTACAAGTGCCAGATCGCCCCATCGTAGCCCTCTCGGATGGTACTTTAATCCGGTGGATGGTCTCGGAACTTAAAAACGAAGCATTGCAAAAAGCGGTATTGGATCAGTATCGTGCGGTTTTATCACAATTTCGGGAGGCGGCAATTCCGGTGGCTTCGTATATCAGCCAGCCCAATACGACCGAAGTACGAAACCTTTTGGCACGGTTAGGGGGGATTTCTTTGGATACGCTTACCGATCGGCATGTCTTTTCTAAGGTACTACAACCTGGGCAACGCAGTGCGCTGTATGCTTCGGCATCGCATGTCCTGAAAACTTATGGCCCGGAGCAACAAATTGTATTTTTTTATGTGCATGTGAAAGGGCGGGGGGGGGTGTCTGAAGTGGCACGGGTGGAGTTGCCCTATTGGGTGACACAACATCCGCAATGGCTTGGCCTCATCCATGCTGTGGTGTTAGATCAGGCCGAAAAAGGGAATGGTTATCCCATCGCCTTGGCCGAGGCACACGAAAAAGCGGTAATCCGACAGCATGAAAAAGACTTTTTTTTCCAAATGCTGGATAAACAACTATTGGAAGTGGGACTTGGGCACTTGGTAACCTCTCGCAAGCAAGTCGCGAAAAATAGGCCTGTGGTATAAAGCCGATGGGCCTGGTTAAAACCTCTGCAACGAATGTTGTGATTTTTTTGCGAGATAAAAATCATAATTTAATATTGTTTGATCCCTTATTTAACTTGTTTTCATAATTAGATATATTTCTTGAAA from Bacteroidetes Order II. bacterium encodes the following:
- a CDS encoding DNA double-strand break repair nuclease NurA translates to MIDFNQIQSQMAAFGLYQSEAQVRKNEQCSAAIGILSDPSLVHLPEVVPESRKKELIARPLTVLAEAVLPPMRPEVVTVAATDGSQIFPDHHIEPACYLLQVSHIAFQYGTHERALMRAHAELRYRDQDAAEFGYSEDSIKADWVSAVRDVRELAALFQLALGVQVPDRPIVALSDGTLIRWMVSELKNEALQKAVLDQYRAVLSQFREAAIPVASYISQPNTTEVRNLLARLGGISLDTLTDRHVFSKVLQPGQRSALYASASHVLKTYGPEQQIVFFYVHVKGRGGVSEVARVELPYWVTQHPQWLGLIHAVVLDQAEKGNGYPIALAEAHEKAVIRQHEKDFFFQMLDKQLLEVGLGHLVTSRKQVAKNRPVV